Proteins encoded within one genomic window of Flavobacterium oreochromis:
- a CDS encoding DUF5686 family protein, which yields MQKKISFFIILFFTLFINAQTKVSGTIYDDQNLPLPFANIYFKGSKTGISSDVNGVFKIESTNDYKAIIVKYTGFEDTEVELNTSIINNLKVVMSTTKQLKEVVVVAKPKKHLKKEENPAYKILQQIWKNKKKNGLLASKSYQYTKYTSIANGLSNLDSVFLKRVLGNHYDSVIKIAEQKKNQPNYIIPTYLRETNEKIYGDNIRNKFKEVTEGERTTGLADKGFMMEKIGNFIKPFDVYDDDVVILNKAFVSPLSVRGYSQYEYVLKDSIQDGNKKIYEIFYFPRNNQDLLFQGSFKVSDKNFAITEMYLRNNPKVNLNFVRNLSIEKIYTIQDNDVYLPERETYEGDFTFFSKEDGEKGMYLKKNILYSDYIFNQELAPNFYDTIEVQTLANQFEKGDDYWKQLTTREAGINNTRKIITDLGNNKRIRRVTNLITILTSGYFTVFKNIQYGSLYQTFSNNNVEGIRLKAGFRTFTNPNDLFRVNGYMAYGTLDHAIKFGLSTRYLINTNPRITLGLGFLKDNLQLSSIGLEESELIATGPSTNVIIARGENYSLTNVEKSVFSTDYQPHNNLKFNLSFVHRDMKSASNDRFSIAYDYNGEIKNTLTDFAVSCGIFYTPKRDVYGFGVDQTYTGRLYSSLALKYTHGLKGVFNGQYNYDKIQLLYEKPLQLSNFGVLRTTLEGAKVFQKLPLNLLTPIVVNQAYSISPNSFSLLDYYDLVTDQYFSIRFEHHFNGYIFNRIPLLKKLKLREVLFYKTIWGSISQSNKSINHSSINYNAPTNGYSEYGFGIENIGLGNFKPIRIDFIWRSAFNDINGGIPPTFGVRFGFFPEF from the coding sequence ATGCAAAAAAAGATTAGTTTTTTTATAATATTGTTTTTTACATTATTTATAAACGCACAAACAAAAGTTAGTGGTACAATATACGACGATCAAAATTTACCACTTCCTTTTGCAAATATCTATTTTAAAGGCAGCAAAACCGGTATTTCTTCTGATGTAAATGGAGTTTTTAAAATTGAATCTACAAATGACTACAAGGCAATTATTGTTAAGTATACAGGCTTTGAAGATACAGAAGTAGAATTAAATACATCTATCATAAATAATTTAAAAGTAGTGATGTCTACAACAAAGCAACTAAAAGAGGTTGTAGTAGTAGCCAAACCTAAAAAACACTTAAAAAAAGAAGAAAATCCTGCTTACAAAATCTTACAACAAATCTGGAAAAACAAAAAGAAAAATGGTTTATTAGCTTCTAAATCATATCAATATACTAAATACACTTCAATAGCTAATGGATTGAGTAATTTAGACAGCGTTTTCTTAAAAAGAGTCTTAGGTAATCATTACGATAGTGTAATAAAAATCGCTGAACAAAAAAAGAATCAGCCTAATTATATAATACCAACATATTTAAGAGAAACTAATGAAAAAATTTATGGTGACAACATAAGAAACAAATTCAAAGAAGTTACGGAAGGCGAACGAACTACAGGTCTAGCAGACAAAGGCTTTATGATGGAAAAAATAGGTAATTTCATTAAGCCATTTGATGTATATGATGATGATGTAGTTATACTCAACAAAGCATTCGTGAGTCCACTATCAGTACGCGGATATAGCCAATATGAGTATGTTTTAAAAGACAGCATTCAAGATGGAAATAAAAAAATCTATGAAATCTTTTATTTCCCTAGAAACAATCAAGACTTACTTTTTCAAGGATCTTTTAAAGTAAGCGATAAAAATTTTGCAATTACAGAGATGTATCTTCGCAATAATCCTAAAGTAAATCTAAATTTTGTAAGAAATCTTTCAATTGAGAAAATTTACACTATACAAGACAACGACGTATACCTACCTGAACGAGAAACTTATGAAGGTGATTTTACTTTTTTCTCAAAAGAAGACGGAGAAAAAGGAATGTATTTGAAAAAAAACATATTATACTCTGATTATATTTTCAATCAAGAACTAGCACCTAATTTTTATGATACAATTGAAGTACAAACATTAGCAAATCAATTTGAAAAAGGAGATGACTACTGGAAACAGCTTACTACACGTGAAGCGGGAATAAACAACACTAGAAAAATCATTACCGACTTAGGTAATAACAAAAGAATAAGACGAGTAACCAACTTAATTACAATACTTACTTCTGGCTACTTTACTGTCTTCAAAAACATTCAATACGGTTCTTTATATCAAACCTTTTCAAATAACAATGTTGAAGGAATCAGACTAAAAGCTGGTTTTAGAACTTTTACAAACCCTAATGATCTATTCAGGGTAAACGGGTACATGGCATACGGTACATTAGACCACGCTATAAAATTTGGACTAAGCACCCGTTATTTAATTAACACCAATCCTCGCATAACACTAGGATTAGGTTTCTTAAAAGACAATTTACAATTAAGCAGTATTGGTTTAGAAGAATCTGAACTTATTGCCACAGGACCAAGCACTAATGTAATTATTGCTAGAGGAGAAAACTATAGTTTAACAAATGTAGAAAAAAGTGTATTTAGCACTGATTATCAACCACACAACAACTTAAAGTTCAATTTGAGTTTCGTTCATCGAGACATGAAATCCGCGAGTAATGACCGTTTCTCAATAGCATATGACTATAATGGAGAAATTAAAAACACATTAACTGATTTTGCCGTTAGTTGCGGCATCTTTTACACCCCTAAACGAGACGTATACGGATTTGGAGTTGATCAAACCTACACAGGAAGATTATATAGCTCTTTAGCTCTTAAATACACCCATGGTCTAAAAGGAGTTTTTAATGGTCAATATAATTATGATAAAATCCAATTACTATACGAAAAACCATTACAGTTAAGCAATTTTGGGGTATTAAGAACCACATTAGAAGGTGCTAAAGTCTTTCAAAAACTACCTCTAAATTTATTAACTCCAATCGTTGTAAATCAAGCTTATTCTATCTCTCCTAATTCTTTTTCATTATTAGACTATTATGATTTAGTAACAGACCAATATTTTTCCATACGATTTGAACATCATTTTAATGGTTATATATTCAACAGAATTCCTTTACTAAAAAAACTAAAACTAAGAGAAGTTTTATTCTATAAAACAATTTGGGGTAGTATTTCACAAAGCAACAAATCAATTAACCATTCATCTATCAATTATAATGCACCAACTAATGGCTATTCAGAATACGGTTTTGGGATTGAAAATATAGGTTTAGGCAATTTCAAACCTATAAGGATAGACTTCATTTGGCGTTCCGCTTTTAACGATATTAATGGAGGGATCCCTCCTACTTTTGGAGTGCGTTTTGGTTTCTTCCCTGAATTTTAA
- the tamL gene encoding translocation and assembly module lipoprotein TamL — translation MNKSKKGTFVVIPKDSANYKNYNLYSNEKIRHRPKAITDAIFIQKDSLFSDFNRTQTLRSISNLRVFNFPNINFIENPKDKTLTTEITLIPKDRFSFRASADFTHSNIQDVGITGNTSVLINNIFRGAEILEIGIKGNLGSSKDFANPKKLFFNIQEYGADLKLSFPRIFFPLNTKNIIPKYMFPSTLIRAGFSKQLNIGLDKESITGAINYNWSPSQKTSFKLDLANLQYIKNININNYFNVYTSSYDQLNALAKLYNKKSELLDSQNNLSIEEGGADLFMRYAMDGYYPELNKNPDHFLIIQSISERKKRLTENNLILSSNISYNKTSQTDISDKDFYSIKTKFESAGNIMSFIADISKRPKSPNGNRNVLGLEYSQYLKGELEYIKHWDLRNEISVAFRAFGGLAVPYGNSNSIPFTRSYFAGGANDNRAWQSYSLGPGNSNTINDFNEANMKLAFNTEIRFNILGQHNAALFADCGNIWNANIGKAYEIDEKKVFKNLHSLEGLALGTGIGYRYDFSFFVLRLDWGFKTYSPSLDQGSRWFTEFNINKSQFNIGINYPF, via the coding sequence ATAAACAAATCTAAAAAAGGTACTTTTGTAGTTATACCTAAAGATAGTGCAAATTATAAAAACTATAATTTGTATAGTAATGAAAAAATAAGACATCGCCCCAAAGCTATAACAGACGCTATTTTCATACAAAAAGACAGTCTGTTTAGTGATTTTAACAGAACTCAAACATTACGATCTATCAGTAATTTACGAGTATTCAATTTTCCTAACATTAATTTTATTGAAAATCCTAAAGATAAAACTCTTACAACAGAAATTACACTGATCCCTAAAGATCGCTTTAGTTTCAGAGCAAGTGCGGATTTTACTCATTCTAACATTCAAGATGTTGGTATTACAGGAAACACATCTGTCCTTATAAACAACATTTTTAGAGGAGCAGAAATTTTAGAAATAGGAATAAAAGGAAATTTAGGATCTTCTAAAGACTTTGCCAATCCCAAAAAATTATTTTTCAATATACAAGAATATGGTGCTGATCTAAAATTATCATTTCCCAGAATCTTTTTCCCTCTAAATACAAAAAACATTATCCCCAAATATATGTTTCCGAGTACCCTTATAAGGGCTGGTTTTTCGAAACAACTCAATATTGGTTTAGACAAAGAAAGTATTACAGGAGCTATAAATTACAACTGGTCTCCTTCACAAAAAACTAGTTTTAAACTAGATTTAGCTAATTTACAGTATATAAAAAACATTAACATTAACAACTATTTCAATGTCTATACATCAAGTTATGACCAATTAAATGCACTTGCAAAGCTATACAATAAAAAGTCTGAATTATTAGACAGTCAAAACAATTTATCAATTGAAGAAGGTGGTGCTGATCTGTTCATGAGATATGCTATGGATGGTTATTACCCAGAATTAAATAAGAATCCAGACCATTTTCTTATAATTCAAAGTATATCAGAAAGAAAAAAAAGGTTAACGGAAAACAACTTAATACTATCTAGCAACATTAGTTATAATAAAACATCTCAAACTGATATTTCTGATAAGGATTTTTATAGCATTAAAACTAAATTTGAATCAGCTGGAAATATTATGTCTTTTATAGCAGATATAAGCAAAAGACCTAAAAGTCCTAATGGAAACCGTAATGTGCTAGGCCTCGAATATTCACAATATTTAAAAGGAGAATTAGAATACATTAAACATTGGGACTTAAGAAATGAAATATCCGTAGCTTTTAGAGCTTTTGGAGGGCTAGCTGTTCCTTACGGTAATTCAAACTCAATACCTTTTACACGAAGTTATTTTGCGGGAGGCGCTAATGACAATAGAGCTTGGCAATCATACAGTTTAGGTCCTGGAAATTCAAATACAATAAATGACTTTAATGAGGCAAATATGAAATTAGCCTTTAACACTGAAATTCGTTTTAATATCTTGGGACAGCATAATGCTGCTTTATTTGCTGATTGTGGCAACATTTGGAATGCTAATATTGGAAAAGCATATGAAATAGATGAAAAAAAGGTTTTTAAAAACTTGCACTCTTTAGAGGGGTTAGCCTTAGGAACAGGAATAGGCTATCGTTATGATTTTAGTTTTTTTGTATTAAGACTAGACTGGGGATTCAAAACATATTCTCCTAGTTTAGATCAAGGAAGCAGGTGGTTTACAGAATTCAATATAAATAAATCTCAATTTAATATAGGCATTAATTATCCATTCTAA
- the fbaA gene encoding class II fructose-bisphosphate aldolase, translating to MTHNIKSGVATGDQVQEIFNYAKEKGFALPAVNVVGSSTINGTLETAAKLKAPVIIQFSNGGAAYNAGKGLSNDGQQAAILGAVAGAKHIHTLAEAYGATVILHTDHCAKNLLPWIDGLLDASEKHFEETGKPLFSSHMIDLSEEPIEENIEICKEYLARMSKMGMTLEIELGITGGEEDGVDNSHVDSSKLYTQPEEVAYAYEELMKISPRFTIAAAFGNVHGVYKPGNVKLTPKILKNSQEYVQNKFNTESNPVDFVFHGGSGSTLEEIREAISYGVIKMNIDTDLQFAFTEGVRDYMNSKIDYLRTQIGNPEGADAPNKKHYDPRKWVREGEITFNKRLEQAFADLNNVNTL from the coding sequence ATGACACACAACATAAAATCTGGCGTAGCAACTGGCGATCAAGTTCAAGAAATTTTTAATTATGCAAAAGAAAAAGGATTTGCATTACCAGCAGTAAACGTAGTAGGATCAAGTACTATTAACGGAACCCTTGAAACAGCTGCCAAATTAAAGGCTCCTGTAATTATTCAATTTTCTAACGGAGGTGCCGCATATAATGCAGGAAAAGGACTTTCTAACGATGGACAACAAGCTGCTATTTTAGGAGCTGTAGCAGGAGCTAAACACATTCATACATTAGCAGAAGCTTATGGTGCAACAGTTATATTACATACAGATCACTGCGCTAAAAACTTACTTCCTTGGATTGATGGTTTATTAGATGCTTCTGAAAAACATTTTGAAGAAACGGGTAAACCTTTATTTTCATCACATATGATAGACTTATCAGAAGAGCCTATAGAAGAAAACATAGAAATATGTAAAGAATATTTGGCTAGAATGAGTAAAATGGGCATGACACTTGAAATAGAATTAGGGATTACAGGTGGTGAAGAAGATGGTGTAGACAACTCACATGTAGATAGCTCAAAACTTTATACACAACCAGAAGAAGTAGCATACGCATATGAAGAATTAATGAAAATATCTCCTCGCTTTACTATTGCTGCTGCTTTTGGAAACGTACATGGAGTATATAAGCCTGGAAATGTAAAATTAACTCCAAAAATCCTTAAAAACTCACAAGAATATGTTCAAAACAAATTCAATACAGAATCTAACCCTGTAGATTTTGTTTTTCATGGAGGATCAGGTTCTACATTAGAAGAAATAAGAGAAGCTATTTCCTATGGTGTGATTAAAATGAACATTGATACAGACTTACAGTTTGCCTTTACAGAAGGAGTTAGAGATTATATGAATTCTAAAATTGACTATTTAAGAACACAAATAGGCAATCCAGAAGGAGCTGATGCACCAAATAAAAAACATTATGACCCTCGTAAATGGGTTCGCGAAGGAGAAATCACTTTCAATAAAAGATTAGAGCAGGCTTTTGCCGATTTAAATAACGTAAACACTTTATAG
- a CDS encoding inorganic diphosphatase — MTTDKITTFDVLVEIPRGSRNKYEYDFDLKRMRFDRMLYSSMMYPADYGFIPETLALDGDPLDVLVLVTKPTFPGCVVEVKPIGVFHMADDKGSDEKIICVPISDPIWNKLNDLSDINPHLLKEIEHFFEVYKDLENKEVDVQGWGDITEAQRIIKECIDRFNSLENKPEGLFSIK, encoded by the coding sequence ATGACTACTGATAAAATCACTACGTTTGACGTATTAGTGGAAATCCCTAGAGGAAGCCGAAATAAATATGAATATGATTTTGATCTAAAAAGAATGCGTTTTGACCGTATGTTATATTCTTCTATGATGTATCCTGCTGATTACGGTTTTATTCCTGAAACTTTAGCTTTAGATGGCGACCCTCTAGATGTTTTAGTTTTAGTTACTAAACCTACATTTCCTGGTTGTGTTGTAGAAGTTAAACCTATTGGGGTTTTTCATATGGCAGATGACAAAGGATCAGATGAAAAAATTATTTGTGTCCCTATTTCTGACCCTATCTGGAATAAACTAAATGATTTATCAGATATAAACCCTCATTTATTAAAAGAAATTGAACACTTTTTTGAAGTTTATAAAGATTTAGAAAACAAAGAGGTAGATGTTCAAGGATGGGGAGATATAACAGAAGCTCAAAGAATTATAAAAGAATGTATTGATCGTTTTAATTCTCTAGAAAATAAACCAGAAGGATTATTTAGCATAAAATAA
- a CDS encoding DNA-3-methyladenine glycosylase family protein → MLAFEYLKEKDIIFRQIIDLYGLPEMIPSRPEGFQTLVLLILEQQVSVDSAKATFLRLKEKFKEITPENLLNTPEEDFRNCGVSRQKSTYINHLAEAISTKKIDLETLSTKPAESVRNELIKLKGIGHWTIDIYLMFSLNKPDVLPIGDIAIINTLKELLELKTKEEIILYTQNWSPYRSYASFLLWHYYLQKRGRKITYDY, encoded by the coding sequence ATGTTAGCTTTTGAGTATCTAAAAGAAAAAGATATAATTTTCAGGCAAATCATAGACCTATATGGTTTGCCTGAAATGATACCCTCTAGACCCGAAGGTTTTCAAACATTAGTTCTATTAATATTAGAGCAACAAGTATCTGTAGATTCAGCCAAAGCAACTTTCTTAAGATTAAAAGAAAAATTTAAAGAAATCACCCCTGAAAACTTACTAAATACTCCAGAAGAAGATTTTAGAAATTGTGGAGTTAGCAGACAAAAATCAACATATATTAACCACTTAGCAGAAGCAATTTCAACTAAAAAAATAGATCTAGAGACATTATCAACTAAACCAGCCGAAAGTGTTAGAAACGAACTAATCAAGTTAAAAGGAATTGGACATTGGACGATTGATATCTATCTAATGTTCAGCCTAAACAAACCAGATGTTCTGCCTATAGGTGATATAGCTATAATAAACACCCTTAAAGAATTATTAGAATTAAAAACAAAAGAAGAAATCATTCTATATACTCAAAACTGGTCACCTTACAGGAGCTATGCTTCTTTTTTATTATGGCATTATTACCTTCAAAAACGAGGCAGAAAAATAACATATGATTACTAA
- the porT gene encoding type IX secretion/gliding motility protein PorT/SprT, which translates to MKKYVIILLFTLPILGQSPFTKHMFAKKPLINLANFDKQRVHFGFFLGFNNYDFKINKKSNGQDVIVDSQTGFNVGLITNLRLHEYIDLRFEPGLHYGQRNLHFPNMKEARDELREAKSTYIHFPLLLKFSSKRTGNIKPYIVGGVSRSINLSSNAESTDDNSANRFRMIKQTNNYELGAGIDIYLEYFKFSPSIRGVFGFNNEMIPDNNPNSPWTGNIDSMSTRGIFINFAFH; encoded by the coding sequence ATGAAAAAATACGTAATAATATTATTATTTACATTGCCAATTTTAGGACAATCGCCTTTCACAAAACACATGTTTGCGAAAAAGCCATTAATTAACTTAGCGAATTTTGACAAACAACGAGTTCACTTTGGTTTCTTTCTAGGTTTTAACAATTATGATTTTAAAATCAATAAGAAAAGCAATGGACAAGATGTTATTGTAGATAGCCAAACAGGTTTCAATGTAGGACTTATAACTAACTTAAGACTACATGAGTATATTGATTTACGCTTTGAACCCGGATTACATTATGGACAAAGAAACCTTCATTTTCCTAACATGAAAGAGGCTCGTGATGAACTGAGAGAAGCAAAATCAACTTACATTCACTTTCCCCTTCTTTTAAAATTTTCATCAAAACGCACAGGTAATATAAAACCTTACATTGTAGGTGGTGTCTCTAGATCTATTAATCTATCTAGCAATGCTGAGTCTACTGATGACAATTCGGCCAACCGTTTTAGAATGATTAAACAAACCAATAACTACGAGCTAGGTGCTGGTATTGACATTTATCTTGAATATTTCAAATTTTCACCTTCTATACGAGGTGTTTTTGGATTTAATAATGAAATGATCCCTGACAACAATCCTAACAGTCCTTGGACAGGAAACATTGACAGTATGAGCACTCGTGGTATCTTTATAAACTTTGCTTTTCACTAA
- a CDS encoding phage baseplate assembly protein V → MDPPYFDDNIHSNCQEQTAYVVDHNNPIRMGRVRVQFPWQEKKNQKLWI, encoded by the coding sequence GTGGACCCACCTTATTTTGACGACAACATCCATTCTAACTGCCAAGAACAAACCGCATATGTAGTAGATCACAACAACCCTATAAGAATGGGTAGAGTACGCGTACAATTTCCTTGGCAAGAAAAAAAGAATCAAAAACTGTGGATCTGA
- the accD gene encoding acetyl-CoA carboxylase, carboxyltransferase subunit beta yields the protein MAWFKRKEKGITTPTEAKMDVPKGLWYKSPTGKIVDADELARNLWVSPEDDFHVRIGSAEYFQILFDDNEFTELDANMTAKDPLNFVDSKKYSDRLVDTIKKTQLKDAVRTGVGKSKGKDLVVCCMDFAFIGGSMGAVVGEKIARGIDYSIKNKVPFVMISKSGGARMMEAAYSLMQLAKTSAKLAQLAEAKIPYISLCTDPTTGGTTASYAMLGDINIAEPGALIGFAGPRVVRDTTGKDLPEGFQTAEFVLDHGFLDFISHRKDLKNKINLYIDLILNQEVR from the coding sequence ATGGCTTGGTTTAAAAGAAAAGAAAAAGGGATCACAACTCCTACTGAAGCAAAAATGGATGTACCTAAAGGTTTATGGTACAAGTCTCCTACAGGAAAGATTGTAGATGCTGATGAGTTAGCTAGAAACTTATGGGTAAGCCCTGAAGACGATTTCCATGTACGCATAGGAAGTGCAGAATATTTTCAAATATTATTTGACGACAATGAATTTACAGAATTAGATGCTAATATGACAGCAAAAGATCCTTTAAATTTTGTTGATTCTAAAAAATATTCAGACCGTTTAGTTGATACAATTAAAAAAACTCAACTCAAAGATGCCGTACGTACAGGTGTAGGAAAATCCAAAGGAAAAGACTTAGTAGTTTGTTGTATGGACTTTGCCTTCATTGGGGGTTCTATGGGGGCTGTTGTTGGTGAAAAAATTGCACGAGGTATTGACTACTCCATCAAAAACAAAGTACCTTTCGTTATGATTTCAAAATCAGGAGGAGCTCGTATGATGGAAGCAGCTTATTCTCTTATGCAATTAGCCAAAACATCCGCTAAATTAGCCCAATTAGCCGAAGCTAAAATCCCTTACATTTCATTATGTACAGACCCTACAACAGGAGGAACTACTGCATCATATGCCATGTTGGGAGATATCAATATAGCTGAACCCGGAGCCTTGATTGGTTTTGCTGGTCCTCGTGTTGTACGAGACACAACAGGCAAAGATTTACCAGAAGGATTTCAAACAGCTGAATTTGTATTAGATCATGGATTCTTAGACTTTATTTCACACAGAAAGGATCTTAAAAATAAAATTAATCTTTATATTGATTTAATCCTGAATCAGGAAGTAAGATAA
- a CDS encoding TrmH family RNA methyltransferase produces MLTKNQIKLISSLHQKKYRKEYGLFLAEGVKVIRELLDSKFELEHLYMTEELFYDLSPEFKTLVSPVELNKISALTTANNCVALFKIPKDRVLKDQGLIVALDDVRDPGNLGTIIRLCDWFGISQVVCTKETVDLYNPKVIQATMGSIGRVDVHYVDLELFLKATDLPIYGTFMDGENIYHQILPKKGVIILGNEANGISQRIENRVTYKIAIPQFGDLQKTESLNVATATAIVLSEFKRGF; encoded by the coding sequence ATGCTTACCAAAAACCAAATAAAACTTATTTCTAGTTTGCATCAAAAAAAATATAGGAAAGAATATGGCTTATTTTTAGCGGAAGGAGTAAAGGTTATTAGGGAGCTTTTAGATTCTAAATTTGAATTAGAGCATCTGTATATGACTGAAGAATTGTTTTATGATTTGTCTCCTGAATTTAAGACTTTAGTGTCTCCTGTTGAATTAAATAAGATCAGTGCTTTAACTACAGCTAATAATTGTGTGGCATTATTTAAAATACCTAAAGATAGAGTGCTAAAAGATCAAGGGCTTATTGTTGCTTTAGATGATGTTAGAGATCCAGGTAATTTAGGTACGATAATTAGACTTTGTGATTGGTTTGGTATTTCGCAAGTTGTATGTACTAAGGAAACAGTTGATTTGTATAATCCTAAGGTTATACAGGCTACTATGGGATCTATAGGTAGAGTAGATGTACACTATGTTGATCTAGAATTGTTTTTGAAAGCTACAGATCTTCCTATATATGGCACTTTTATGGATGGTGAAAATATCTATCATCAGATACTTCCTAAAAAAGGTGTAATTATTTTAGGTAATGAGGCAAACGGTATTTCTCAGAGAATTGAGAATAGGGTTACTTATAAAATAGCAATACCTCAATTTGGTGATTTGCAAAAAACGGAAAGTTTAAATGTAGCAACAGCTACAGCAATAGTTTTAAGCGAATTTAAAAGAGGCTTTTAG
- the tssD gene encoding type VI secretion system tube protein TssD — translation MSFKSKLSVAGKEYTVLNVNYGLFQETDATGRPSTVTRGGKIELTIEGTADTSFFEWMTNSFERKDGSVKFFKRDSDAVLKELKFSEAYVVKFRENFDSTGVNPLTETFTISAKKIELGNGAYENEWV, via the coding sequence ATGTCATTTAAATCAAAACTATCAGTAGCTGGAAAAGAGTACACTGTACTAAACGTAAATTATGGTTTATTTCAAGAAACTGATGCAACAGGTAGACCCTCTACCGTTACTAGAGGTGGTAAAATTGAATTAACTATTGAAGGAACAGCAGACACTTCTTTCTTTGAGTGGATGACCAATTCTTTTGAAAGAAAAGACGGTAGCGTAAAATTCTTCAAAAGAGATAGCGATGCTGTTTTAAAAGAATTAAAATTTTCAGAAGCATATGTAGTAAAATTCAGAGAAAACTTTGATTCTACAGGCGTAAACCCTCTAACTGAAACCTTCACTATTTCAGCTAAAAAAATTGAATTAGGAAACGGTGCTTACGAAAACGAGTGGGTATAA
- the tssD gene encoding type VI secretion system tube protein TssD, producing MSFLAKLELDGNIYNILSCDYHFTQEIDATGKPEGMPQGGEISIRIESNGKSNLLQWMLDHSQTKNGTIIFFRRDAMSKLQELSFEKAYCVSFSEHFDAKSDEPLQIAMRLMAKRFTLNDATHEKNGKNKLINHRNQPFS from the coding sequence ATGTCATTTTTAGCAAAATTAGAACTAGACGGCAATATTTACAATATCTTAAGTTGTGATTATCATTTTACACAAGAAATAGATGCCACAGGAAAACCAGAAGGTATGCCTCAAGGAGGAGAAATCAGCATTCGAATAGAAAGCAATGGAAAATCAAACTTACTTCAATGGATGCTTGATCATAGCCAAACTAAAAATGGAACCATCATATTCTTTCGAAGAGATGCCATGAGCAAATTACAAGAATTAAGCTTTGAAAAAGCCTATTGCGTTTCTTTTTCAGAACATTTTGATGCTAAAAGCGACGAGCCCCTACAAATTGCAATGCGACTCATGGCTAAACGCTTTACACTGAATGATGCCACTCACGAAAAAAATGGAAAGAATAAACTAATTAACCATAGAAATCAACCATTTTCATAA